The following proteins come from a genomic window of Lolium rigidum isolate FL_2022 chromosome 5, APGP_CSIRO_Lrig_0.1, whole genome shotgun sequence:
- the LOC124656929 gene encoding glutamate receptor 2.8-like: MAWDARAGPSPSLLFLLIGLAASLLPTSPAQPTDVNVGLIIDAASPVGKIATTTIPMALDDFYAAFPNSTARVKILQHDSGGDVVAAASAALQLMTRQGARAILGPQSSVESAFVADLGTRAEVPVVSFSATSPSVSPTTARFFVRAALSDAAQAGALAALATYFGWRRVVPIYQDDDYGAAFVPFLVDALTSARATVPYRCALPAAASDDAIAAALYRMESEQTRAFVLHTRPGLAERVLDAATEAGMMGEGYAWVITDGLTGLHGFVKPPQGVIGLAAYVRDTPRMRDVERRWAHRYMREHPEAEPRAHAEMGCYAVWAYDAAWAVASAAERLSSSDLSSPPGLVGGNGGPTDIAGLGKLMSGESFLGAINDTEFEGLAGRFNLTNGELAVPAFEVVNIMDNGKERSLGFWTQQHGLSRHVGRRSEELNGELKPVIWPGDSTERPSGWVQPTIARKLRVAVPGNVSDSYRPIVHLDVDPVTNQTTAGGFVIEVFEAAVRLLPYALPFEYVRAKSMPYDELVEAVRNGTFDAAVADITMTANRSKNVDFTLPYEATAIAMVVAVRDQRSNKRTWVFLKPLRYDLWLVSAVFFLFTGFVVWAIEHRDNDDFRGPPSYQVGTLLYFGFSTLVFAHRESLKSNLSRFAVLVWVFVVLILQSSYTASLTSMLTVPQLEPSVADYGALLRGTEKVGVMNNSFVLRAMTASGFPQDRLVRYPRAQSFHEALLNGSIGAIVNETPYLRIFLKTYRDNFTMTGQLNKTGGFGFAFPKGSPYVTDLSQAILKLTESDEMNMIERKWFGDPDEDGSAAQDGGPFTSDSLSFGSFWGLFLITGVTSILCCTVHLVRFVATNRGELEPHLSWKGRIWRLAKIFDDKDPSSHTFRIKDDGGSVAGRTDTVASPRITHSEFGSPLSAPYTSDWSVETASPATGEIELAAGGEDRVEVANRGR, from the exons ATGGCCTGGGACGCGCGTGCTGGTCCCAGTCCCAGccttctcttcctcctcatcggcttGGCTGCCTCCCTCCTACCGACGTCGCCGGCGCAGCCCACGGACGTCAACGTGGGGCTCATAATCGATGCCGCTTCGCCGGTGGGCAAGATCGCCACAACCACCATCCCCATGGCCCTCGACGACTTCTACGCCgccttccccaactccaccgctcGGGTTAAGATCCTGCAGCACGATTCCGGCGgggacgtcgtcgccgccgcgtccgccg ccttgcagctgatgaccAGGCAGGGAGCCCGCGCCATCCTCGGCCCACAGTCGTCCGTCGAGTCGGCGTTCGTGGCCGACCTCGGCACGCGGGCCGAGGTCCCCGTGGTGTCCTTCTCGGCGACGAGCCCGTCGGTGTCTCCCACCACGGCGAGGTTCTTCGTGCGCGCCGCGCTGAGCGACGCGGCGCAGGCCGGCGCGCTCGCCGCGCTCGCCACGTACTTCGGGTGGCGCCGCGTGGTGCCCATCTACCAGGACGACGACTACGGAGCCGCCTTCGTGCCGTTCCTCGTGGACGCGCTCACCAGCGCGCGCGCCACCGTCCCGTACCGCTGCGCGCTCCCAGCCGCTGCGTCCGACGACGCCATCGCCGCTGCGCTGTACCGGATGGAGTCGGAGCAGACGCGCGCCTTCGTCCTCCACACGCGGCCCGGGCTCGCGGAGCGCGTGCTCGACGCCGCCACGGAGGCCGGCATGATGGGCGAGGGGTACGCGTGGGTCATCACCGACGGGCTCACGGGGCTGCACGGCTTCGTCAAGCCGCCGCAGGGCGTGATCGGGCTCGCGGCCTACGTGCGCGACACGCCGCGTATGCGCGACGTCGAGAGGCGGTGGGCGCACCGGTACATGCGCGAGCACCCGGAGGCGGAGCCAAGGGCGCACGCCGAGATGGGATGCTACGCCGTGTGGGCGTACGACGCCGCGTGGGCTGTCGCGTCCGCGGCGGAGCGGCTCAGCTCGAGCGACCTGTCGTCTCCACCCGGGCTGGTCGGCGGCAATGGCGGGCCCACCGACATCGCCGGGCTTGGCAAGTTGATGTCAGGCGAAAGTTTCCTTGGCGCCATCAACGACACAGAGTTCGAGGGCCTCGCCGGCCGGTTCAACCTCACCAACGGCGAGCTCGCGGTGCCGGCCTTCGAGGTGGTGAACATCATGGACAATGGGAAGGAGAGGAGCCTCGGGTTCTGGACGCAGCAGCACGGGCTCAGCCGGCACGTAGGCCGCCGTTCCGAGGAATTGAACGGCGAGCTCAAGCCGGTGATCTGGCCGGGAGACTCGACGGAGCGGCCAAGTGGGTGGGTGCAGCCGACGATCGCGCGGAAGCTGCGGGTGGCGGTGCCGGGGAATGTCTCGGACAGCTACCGTCCGATCGTGCACCTTGACGTGGACCCCGTGACGAACCAGACGACGGCCGGCGGGTTCGTGATCGAGGTGTTCGAGGCGGCGGTGCGGCTGCTGCCTTACGCGCTGCCGTTCGAGTACGTCAGGGCCAAGTCCATGCCCTACGACGAACTCGTCGAAGCAGTTCGTAATGGG ACGTTTGACGCAGCGGTGGCAGACATCACCATGACCGCAAACCGGTCGAAAAATGTGGACTTCACGCTGCCTTATGAGGCAACGGCCATCGCCATGGTGGTGGCAGTGCGCGACCAGCGGAGCAACAAACGGACGTGGGTTTTCCTCAAGCCGCTCCGTTACGACCTCTGGCTCGTCAGCGCCGTGTTCTTCCTCTTCACCGGCTTCGTTGTCTGGGCCATCGAGCACCGTGACAACGATGACTTCCGTGGTCCACCCTCCTACCAGGTCGGCACCCTCCTCTACTTCGGCTTCTCCACCCTCGTCTTCGCCCACAGGGAGAGCCTGAAGAGCAACCTGTCGCGGTTCGCCGTGCTGGTTTGGGTGTTCGTCGTGCTCATCCTACAGTCCAGCTACACGGCGAGCCTCACGTCCATGCTCACAGTGCCGCAGCTGGAGCCGAGCGTCGCCGACTATGGCGCGCTGCTGAGGGGCACGGAAAAGGTCGGGGTCATGAATAACTCCTTCGTGCTTAGGGCCATGACGGCGTCGGGTTTCCCGCAGGACAGGCTTGTGCGGTACCCGAGAGCGCAGAGCTTCCATGAGGCGCTGCTCAATGGCAGCATCGGCGCCATAGTCAATGAGACGCCGTACCTCAGGATCTTCCTGAAGACCTACCGCGACAACTTCACCATGACTGGCCAGCTCAACAAGACCGGCGGCTTTGGCTTCGCGTTTCCGAAGGGGTCGCCATACGTGACGGACCTGTCGCAGGCGATCCTGAAGCTCACGGAGAGCGATGAGATGAACATGATTGAGCGCAAGTGGTTCGGTGACCCAGACGAGGATGGTTCTGCTGCGCAGGACGGCGGGCCATTCACGTCGGACAGCCTCAGCTTCGGCAGCTTCTGGGGACTGTTCCTCATCACTGGCGTCACATCGATCCTCTGCTGCACGGTGCACCTTGTCAGGTTCGTCGCGACTAACCGTGGGGAGCTCGAGCCACACTTGTCCTGGAAGGGCAGGATCTGGAGGTTGGCCAAGATCTTCGATGACAAGGACCCCTCGTCGCACACCTTCAGGATCAAGGACGATGGTGGTTCCGTGGCTGGACGGACTGACACCGTCGCCTCCCCTCGTATCACGCACAGTGAGTTTGGCAGCCCGCTCAGCGCGCCGTACACCAGCGACTGGTCAGTGGAGACAGCAAGCCCGGCGACTGGAGAGATCGAGCTTGCCGCCGGTGGCGAAGATAGGGTAGAAGTAGCTAACAGAGGACGGTAA